A stretch of DNA from Adhaeribacter swui:
TTAAGCCCCATACGGACCTTAATCTAGGCTATAATCTGCCTGTAGATTTGATGCATTTTCTTCACTCTATACCAGGTACCGATTGCATTGCTTATAATCAGACTATCCAGATTCCGGACCAACGAATCGAATTAGCCCGGCTCAATGCTAAAAAGAAAAAACACACCTCTATGCCGGATCCAGCTAATGACTTAGCTGTGGCCGATATAGACCGGGTAATGGCTGACATTGCCAAGGATAATCAGTTGTTGGTATTTGGTCACTACAATATTATTCTCTCTGCCAATGATCAGGTGATAGATCGGGCCACAAACTACATTGAAAGCAGCTTATTTAACTTCGGCATCATTCCTTCCAGAAATGCAACTAACCAAATGGAGTTATTTCGATCTGCTATTCCCGGTAACCAGGAGGAACTCAAGCATTACGATAAATTCCAAACCACAACTGATGCGGCCATTTGCCTAATGTTTAAAGAAAGCCTGTTAAAGAATGAGCAATCTGATTTTCAGATATTTTTTTCAGACCGGCAAGGTATTCCTGTGGCAATCGATACCAGCGATATGCCTATTCATACTCAGCGCATGAACAACCGCAACAAGTTTGTTCTGGGTCCCTCCGGTGCTGGTAAGTCGTTTTTTATGAATCACATGATTCGGCAATATGCTTTGCAGGACACGGATATCATTATGGTGGATACCGGGCACAGCTATTCTGGCCTGTGTCAATACTACAACGGCCGGTACATTACCTACAGCGAAGAAAAACCGATCACTATGAACCCATTCCGGATCTCCCGGGAAGAATTTAACGAAGAAAAAAGGGAGTTCCTCAAATCACTGGTAAGTCTACTCTGGAAGGGCGCTGATGGTAGCATCAATCAAACTGAAGACAGTGTTTTATCATCGGTAATTAGTGCTTATTACGAGGATTTCTACAACCAGAAAAGGGCAGCCAAATACCTTTCTTTCCAGTCCTTCTATGATTTTTCTATAAATAAAATTCAGGAAATCAACGAAAGCGAATCCATTGACTTTGATATCAAGAGTTACCGGTTTATTCTGAAGAAGTTCTGTCTGCAGGGAGAGTACGGCGCTATCCTGAATAATGAAATGGACTCTAGCCTGTTCGACGATAAGTTTATAGTGTTTGAAATAGATGCCATCAAAGAACACAAGATCCTTTTCCCAATTACGACAATCATTATCATGGATGTGTTCTTGCAGAAAATGCGGCACAAGAAAAACCGCAAGGCCTTAATCATTGAAGAGGCCTGGAAAGCCATTGCCTCGCCACTAATGGCTGGTTATATCCTCTATGTGTACAAAACTGTGCGGAAGTTCTGGGGAGAAGCGGTAGTAGTAACCCAAGAGCTGGATGATATCATCGGAAATGCCGTGGTAAAAAATAGTATTATCAATAACTCCGATACAATCTGTCTTCTAGACCAGACTAAGTTCAAAGATAACTTTCGGGATATTGCCAACCTACTTTCTCTTAACCAGGTCGAGCAAAACAAGATATTTACCATTAACAAACTTGATAACCGGGAAGGCCGCGGACGCTTCAAAGAAGTGTACATCAAGCGTGGAGCTAAGGGTGAAGTGTACGGGGTAGAAGTTTCGTTGCATGAGTACCTAACTTTTACCACGGAGCGAAAAGAGAAAGAAGCTCTCCAAGTTTACCTGCAAAAATTTGCCTCTTACCAGCATGGCTTAGATGCCTTCGTCGAGGATTTTAAAAAGTCCGGATTAAAGCTAAATGAATTCACCAATTATATAAATCGAACAACTCATGAAAAAGCCTCTCTTCCTGCTTAGTGTCTTGGCTTTTGCCTCGCACGGACTTTTTGCCCAACAGGTAGTATTTGATCCAACCGTTGTATCTACCCTGGTCATTAATCATACAGCTCAGCAAGCTGCTCTCAGTGATATAAAAGATAATGAGGGGCAGATCGCCGGATATCAGAAAGCCATTACTTTTAAAATGATCCAGATTCACGAAATGGAGCAAAAAATGTACAACTCGCTCAAATCTGTACAATCTATTATAGGGCAAAGTAAGAATATTATCTATGCCAGTACCATTGCTAAGGACATTGGCAAGTATCAGCTGCAAATGTTGGAAACAGCCAAAGGTGATCCGGAGCTCACAATTATAGCCGCCAAAACGGAACTAGAGCTAATTAATCGTACCGCTGATTTATTTAATTACATCTACCAGGTAGCTGTTATTGGCACGGATGTAAACCTGATGAGTAATGCGGATCGATTGGCCCTAATTCGGCATGTGGTAGATGAGCTGAGGATTATGCGGGGCCTAGCCTTTGGTATCAATCGCAAAATGAGGCTGGCCAAGTACGCCGGATTATGGAAGGCAATGAATCCAATGGGATTGCGGTACCCGAACAACAGTGCTGCTATTGCCAAGTCCTTAGTAGATGAATACAAAAGCCGGAAAAAGTAGCCATGAAAAAGCTTTTACTACTAGCACCGGTATTGCTGCTACCTCTGGTAGAAGCTTTAGCGCAAACACCACCCGTTCCGGTTAAAAGCCCTAACACCCGTTACCAACTGGAAAGAGAGGTTATTACCCGTTGGAACAAGTTCAATCCTAAATGGTATTTCATTCTCTTTCACAACAAATACCGCAAAGGCCCCGACCGGCGCAATATGAAGCAATTGTTGCCTATTATGGCGGCTTTGCGCTTAAATGCCGCCGATACCGAGCAAGAGGATGAAAACGTAACGGAAATCCGAGATCAAGAGCTTTTTAAAATGGCAGATCGCAGCTTGAATAAAAGTTGGTACCTGCTTTACGAGAATAAAATAAACGGCCTCAACAATCGCATTGTCGGGCTAGTTGCCGAAGCCATTGCTGCAGGAGTGGACTTAGATGTACTGCTTGCTTTAAAAGGGGAACAGGATCGCATTAACGCAGATATCCAGTTAACCAAAGAAGCCTACCAAGACGATGCAAAAAAAGCGGAACGATTCCGGGTAGCTCTGGAGGATCTCTCTACGCTGCGCGGTTATTACCTGAGAATAATAAACCTTTTTCAAACCAGTAAAAATCTCCCTAAAAAATAAGAAATAATGAGAGAGTTGATAGACCAGACTATTTTCGATTTAATGGAAACCTTGTATCTGGACATAGCGGAATTGACTTTTAATTTTTACTCTGATGCCCAGGCAATTGCTGCTATTGCAATGCTGCTTTATTTCGCGTTGGAGGCTTACAAAATGATCGCCGGTGACAAGACCATTGAGATAATGCCCTTAATGCGGCCATTTGCACTGGCATTAGTAATCCTGCTCTGGGAGCCTTTCATTGAAGTCATGAACTTTCCTATTAAAGTAGTAAACGACACCGCTAAAACTATGTATTCGGCACAAATAGATATGGTAGAACACGGTCACGTTGAAAGGTTAGGATTGATAGAACAGGTAGCCAAGAAAATGAGCGAAGATACCGGCGATTTCGAGCAAGTTAAGGATGAAACCCAAGATAAGGATTGGATGGAAAAGCTAGGAATAGATTTGTCTCCTTTACTCGATAAGATGAAGGGTTATTACCTGATGTTGACCGCTCAAATCAATTTCGCTTTTATGCGCCTGTTTGAGTATATCGTAATTATTATCTTCCAGTTCTGCATTTACATAATCTTTCTTTTCCAGATTATATTCGCTGCTATTCTGGTTATTCTCGGGCCGTTTTCCTTTGCGCTGAGCATCTTTCCTGGTTTCCGCGACTCTTACCTTACCTGGATCGGTAGGTACATCTCTGTTGGCCTTTATTCGACCATTGCCTACATCATCATGACTATTTCTTTTGTGCTAGTCCGCTACGGGCAAGAGCGGGAAATTGAAGTGTTGAAGGCAGTGCTGGAAAATGAAGAACTCTTTATTGCTTACGTCGGCTCCTCCAGTGGGCACATTAGCTTTTACCTGGTTTCGCTGTTAATGGCGGCGCTAGCCATGCTCTGCATTCCGGTAATCTCTACCTGGATCATTAATACTACCGGCGTTAGTCAAGCCTTTAGCTCGGTGGCAAGAACGGGTACGGGACTAATCAAATAATTTATTTTCAAAAAGTACAAACATGATCAATAGAATTGAAAGTAAGATAAGACTGGCTTTCGCCATTAGCATTGGAAGTTTCATAACCGCCCTGGTGATGGTGAGCATTGTTTGTTTTTTCGCCTATTCGCTCATTAACGAACAACGCAAAAAGTTGTATGTGATCGACCATAATGTTCCCTTGTTGGTGCAGCAAACCGAATTAGGAGCTAACCGGGGAGTGGAAATGGAAAGTCACATTAATATGTTTCACCTACTCTTCTTCACTTTGCCGCCAGATGACGCCTACATCAAAAATAACCTGACTAAGGCAATGTACCTGGTGGATGAAACCGGATTGGCTCAATACAACAACCTTAAAGAGAAGGGGTATTATAATTCCATCCTGGCCAGCTCAGCCCTGCTAACCATCCAAACTGACAGCATTGTATTGGATCAGAACCGGCATTTCCGGTACTACGCCAAACAGCGGGTAGAGCGGGAAACTTCCATTCTTAAAAGGCTTTTGGTAACCGAAGGTGATCTTCAGGACGTGCCACGCACAGTGAATAATCCGCACGGATTAATAATTAAAAACTGGAAAACGGTTGTGAATAAAGACTTGGAGCATGAACAAAAGAAATCTTTTTAGGCAAGCTGTAGAATTCTTACTCAGCACTAGGCAACGGGCAATTATTTACCGGTCAAAGTATCCGGAAAGAATAATTGCCGGTATGTTCTTAATTCTGCTCGTGGCAATAACCATCTTTCTAATCAGAAAGGTCAGCCATAAGCAAAGCCACAAGGCAACAGCTACTACGCTCATTAATCGAATAAGCGCAGCAGATGCTTCTGCTGCTACCAAGCCGGTAACTACTGATTTAATGAATTTGGTTGGCTTGTACGGCAAAGCCAAATCCATTAATCCAGACAGCCTCACCTTAAATGATAGCCTGGTGCTAAAAGAAATCAATAACGATTTAAAGAAAATTTTAAAATGAGAAAGATTGATTTTAGAAAACCTAAGTACGCATTGCCTTTAATCGTACTGCCTTTTCTTTTTCTTTTTAATTACCTCTACTTGGACATGTTCCCCTCCACAGAAGCAAAAGGTAAGCAGCATATAGCTTTAAAAGAAACCGATGATATTATAACAGATTTGCCAGCCGCCAATCTGGAGAAAAAGGACATCAATAGTAAGTTCGGGGCCGGACTGGAGGAGCATAAACACCACAGGGATTATTCCGCTGTTCAAGAATTAGAGCAAGACGAAGAAGAAAAGCAATACGGCAGTGTCTATACTGACAAAGAAAAAAGAATGCTCGATAGTATTAATAATGCTATTCTTACTCAGAAGAACACCCCTGCTTTTATGGATCGGGTTCAGGAACAACAGAACACCGACCGCCAGCGCTACGCCGCTACAACACGAGTTTCTAGTTCCCGA
This window harbors:
- a CDS encoding plasmid transfer protein, with protein sequence MKKPLFLLSVLAFASHGLFAQQVVFDPTVVSTLVINHTAQQAALSDIKDNEGQIAGYQKAITFKMIQIHEMEQKMYNSLKSVQSIIGQSKNIIYASTIAKDIGKYQLQMLETAKGDPELTIIAAKTELELINRTADLFNYIYQVAVIGTDVNLMSNADRLALIRHVVDELRIMRGLAFGINRKMRLAKYAGLWKAMNPMGLRYPNNSAAIAKSLVDEYKSRKK
- a CDS encoding plasmid transfer protein — its product is MRELIDQTIFDLMETLYLDIAELTFNFYSDAQAIAAIAMLLYFALEAYKMIAGDKTIEIMPLMRPFALALVILLWEPFIEVMNFPIKVVNDTAKTMYSAQIDMVEHGHVERLGLIEQVAKKMSEDTGDFEQVKDETQDKDWMEKLGIDLSPLLDKMKGYYLMLTAQINFAFMRLFEYIVIIIFQFCIYIIFLFQIIFAAILVILGPFSFALSIFPGFRDSYLTWIGRYISVGLYSTIAYIIMTISFVLVRYGQEREIEVLKAVLENEELFIAYVGSSSGHISFYLVSLLMAALAMLCIPVISTWIINTTGVSQAFSSVARTGTGLIK
- the traK gene encoding conjugative transposon protein TraK; translated protein: MINRIESKIRLAFAISIGSFITALVMVSIVCFFAYSLINEQRKKLYVIDHNVPLLVQQTELGANRGVEMESHINMFHLLFFTLPPDDAYIKNNLTKAMYLVDETGLAQYNNLKEKGYYNSILASSALLTIQTDSIVLDQNRHFRYYAKQRVERETSILKRLLVTEGDLQDVPRTVNNPHGLIIKNWKTVVNKDLEHEQKKSF